One Dromiciops gliroides isolate mDroGli1 chromosome 3, mDroGli1.pri, whole genome shotgun sequence DNA segment encodes these proteins:
- the LOC122748462 gene encoding serine/threonine-protein phosphatase 1 regulatory subunit 10-like produces the protein MDRRRLRSRAPPKWGEALRRNQEPEWTTSSPGRRHKEMGGPAGGADIPGGGAGAHDPDTGDAGGADGGGGVGSHRSFLSGAGSLGPGSGAGAEGHGGGAPPGGEGAADGPCLAGARRRPPAPSEATPPPPPWKPAARAHTHPPNHRSHHTSRPPHSQKNKGRSAAGGTAPAQSGAWNYTSHKAMGHRPQPRPHSRDKRLRAAPRTYRACAAAETAFPPDYTSQSAHGTKASERYPGGTTPAQNGTSNYSSQGAAAYSPTPPHPHSPPAPAPLTEAPPAEPPPRASGWVAA, from the coding sequence ATGGACAGAAGGAGGTTAAGGTCGAGGGCCCCCCCAAAGTGGGGGGAGGCGCTGAGAAGGAATCAGGAGCCCGAATGGACCACAAGCTCGCCAGGCCGCCGCCACAAAGAGATGGGGGGCCCGGCGGGAGGGGCTGACATCCCCGGCGGGGGGGCGGGGGCCCACGACCCAGACACAGGAGATGCAGGAGGGGccgatgggggagggggggtcggGAGCCACAGAAGCTTCTTGAGCGGGGCAGGGTCCCTCGGACCTGGGTCTGGGGCCGGGGCTGAAGGCCACGGGGGCGGGGCCCCGCCGGGCGGGGAGGGGGCGGCCGATGGGCCGTGTCTGGCCGGAGCCCGTCGTCGGCCTCCGGCTCCCTCCGAGGCGACTCCTCCGCCCCCACCCTGGAAGCCAGCTGCGCGTGCGCATACCCATCCCCCGAACCACCGTTCCCACCACACCTCGCGGCCACCCCACTCTCAGAAGAACAAAGGCCGGAGCGCCGCAGGGGGGACTGCGCCTGCGCAGAGCGGAGCCTGGAACTACACCTCCCATAAGGCCATGGGGCACAGACCTCAACCGCGGCCGCACTCACGGGACAAAAGGCTTAGGGCGGCGCCCAGGACGTACCGGGCCTGCGCGGCGGCAGAGACGGCCTTTCCACCCGACTACACTTCCCAGAGCGCTCACGGGACAAAAGCCTCGGAGCGGTACCCAGGAGGCACTACGCCTGCGCAGAACGGCACCTCCAACTACAGTTCCCAGGGTGCCGCAGCGTAtagtcccaccccaccccacccccactcccctcccGCCCCCGCACCGCTCACAGAAGCCCCGCCCGCGGAGCCCCCTCCCCGCGCTTCGGGCTGGGTCGCGGCGTAA